One window from the genome of Cucumis melo cultivar AY chromosome 10, USDA_Cmelo_AY_1.0, whole genome shotgun sequence encodes:
- the LOC103488867 gene encoding 60S ribosomal protein L5, protein MAFAKAQKTKAYFKRYQVKFKRRREGKTDYRARIRLINQDKNKYNTPKYRFVVRTSNKDITAQIISASIAGDLVLASAYSHELPRYGLEVGLTNYAAAYCTGLLLARRVLKMLEMDAEYEGNVEATGEDYSVEPADTRRPFRALLDVGLIRTTTGNRVFGALKGALDGGLDIPHSDKRFAGYTKNSQQLDVEVHRKYIFGGHVAAYMRTLMEDEPEKYQSHFSEYIKKGIEADDLEGLYKKVHAAIRADPTVKKSDKPQPKAHKRYNLKKLTYDERKARLVERLNALNSAADGDEDDDDEDDE, encoded by the exons ATG GCTTTTGCCAAAGCTCAGAAAACGAAGGCTTACTTCAAGCGTTATCAAGTAAAGTTCAAGAGAAGGAGAg AGGGTAAGACTGACTACCGGGCCCGAATCCGTCTTATTAATCAAGACAAGAACAAATACAATACTCCCAAGTATCGATTTGTTGTCCGAACT TCGAACAAAGATATTACGGCTCAAATTATTTCCGCAAGCATTGCTGGTGACTTAGTCCTTGCTTCGGCTTATTCTCATGAGCTTCCCCGATATGGGCTTGAAGTTGGTCTCACCAACTACGCTGCAG CGTACTGCACTGGGCTTCTATTGGCTCGACGGGTCTTGAAAATGCTTGAGATGGATGCTGAATACGAGGGCAATGTTGAG GCTACTGGTGAAGATTACTCAGTTGAGCCAGCAGACACCAGAAGGCCATTCCGTGCTCTCCTTGATGTTGGGCTTATCAGAACTACAACTGGAAACCGTGTTTTTGGTGCTCTGAAG GGAGCTTTGGATGGTGGATTGGACATTCCTCACAGCGACAAGAGGTTTGCTGGTTATACCAAAAATAGTCAGCAGCTTGATGTTGAAGTTCATAGGAAGTACATTTTTGGTGGACATGTTGCTGCCTACATGCGC ACCTTGATGGAAGATGAACCGGAGAAATATCAATCTCACTTCAGCGAATACATCAAGAAGGGCATTGAGGCTGATGACCTTGAGGGGCTATACAAGAAAGTTCATGCTGCCATCCGCGCAGATCCAACAGTGAAGAAATCTGACAAGCCACAACCCAAAGCACACAAGAG GTACAACTTGAAGAAGCTGACATACGATGAAAGAAAAGCCCGTTTGGTTGAGCGCTTGAATGCACTTAACTCTGCAGCAGATGGTGATGAGGACGATGATGATGAGGATGACgagtaa
- the LOC103488868 gene encoding uncharacterized protein LOC103488868 isoform X2, producing the protein MAHSLSSISATANVTATISRSIRFSNTQCSYHRLPNPQARSNACNESEPSNLISRRNTALILTGVMLGVNVVDRSAEAAARRPPPPPPKEKKDPNLSGVQAKVLASKKRKEALKEATAKLRAKGKPVDQPPPE; encoded by the exons ATGGCACATTCACTATCTTCTATATCGGCCACAGCCAATGTCACAGCCACCATTTCACGCTCTATCCGTTTCAGCAACACACAATGTTCCTATCATAGGCTTCCAAATCCACAAGCTCGCAGCAACGCTTGCAATGAATCCGAACCTAGCAATCTCATCTCACGCAG AAACACTGCCTTGATCTTGACAGGGGTAATGCTGGGAGTGAATGTGGTTGATCGGAGTGCGGAGGCAGCGGCAAGAAGGCCGCCGCCACCTCCACCGAAAGAGAAGAAGGACCCCAATCTGAGTGGGGTTCAGGCAAAAGTGCTAGCTAGTAAAAAGAGAAAGGAAGCCCTTAAAGAAGCTACAGCTAAGCTAAGAGCGAAAGGGAAACCTGTTGACCAGCCACCACCTGAATAA
- the LOC103488866 gene encoding transcription termination factor MTERF5, chloroplastic-like, with translation MFKFSSTFLLHFIQKRFLNTVSTSTLPLASVSTIQFLTNSCGLSSGSPISRGRKLQFDEENLQQYGAVIGFFKSHGFEDSQIAKLVSRKPSILHSTVSTNLKPKFEFLQEIGIVGPLLTKLILSNYMILFRSLDSQLKPTFRLIKEMLGSDKKVTAAICRTSWLLTSNSNGTVRSNIDVLVSEGVPSTNIAQIIALNPRSVMRKVDRMIRAVKTVKELGVEPKDGMFVYAVSVAVSMSDSTWKKKINVMKSLGWSENEIFTAFKRFPRCLTCSEEKMRDIADFCLNTAKLDPGTLISYPQFFNYSVHKRLQPRYKVLEVLKMKNLLKTKNIGLLFVEGERRFVEKCIVKHFDKIPNLIDIYLGNVKAETKSVL, from the coding sequence atgttcaaattttccTCCACATTTCTTCTACATTTCATCCAAAAACGTTTTCTCAATACCGTTTCTACTTCTACATTGCCTTTAGCCTCCGTTTCTACCATCCAATTCCTCACAAATTCATGTGGCCTTTCTTCAGGATCTCCTATTTCCAGAGGTCGAAAGCTCCAATTCGATGAAGAAAACCTCCAGCAGTACGGAGCCGTTATCGGTTTCTTCAAATCACATGGATTCGAGGATTCACAGATCGCCAAGTTGGTCTCGAGGAAACCTTCAATCCTTCACTCCACGGTATCCACCAATCTGAAGCCTAAATTTGAGTTCCTCCAGGAAATCGGGATCGTCGGTCCTTTACTTACTAAGCTAATACTATCGAACTATATGATTCTTTTTAGGAGCTTAGATTCTCAGTTGAAACCAACATTTCGCCTCATAAAGGAAATGCTTGGATCGGATAAAAAGGTCACTGCTGCTATTTGTCGTACTTCGTGGCTTCTAACTTCTAATTCCAATGGTACTGTGCGATCTAACATCGATGTTTTGGTCAGTGAAGGAGTACCTTCTACGAATATAGCGCAAATCATTGCATTGAACCCTAGAAGTGTTATGCGAAAGGTTGATAGAATGATTCGTGCAGTGAAAACGGTTAAAGAATTAGGCGTTGAACCAAAGGATGGTATGTTTGTTTATGCAGTTAGTGTGGCGGTTTCGATGAGTGATTCAACttggaagaagaaaataaatgttATGAAGAGTTTAGGATGGTCTGAGAATGAGATTTTTACAGCATTTAAGAGATTTCCACGTTGTTTAACTTGTTCAGAGGAGAAAATGAGGGATATTGCAGATTTCTGTCTCAACACTGCAAAGTTGGATCCAGGAACTCTAATTTCTTACCCTCAGTTCTTCAATTATTCCGTCCACAAGCGGCTGCAACCAAGGTACAAAGTTCTTGAGGTTTTAAAGATGAAAAATCTTCTTAAAACCAAAAATATCGGTTTGTTATTTGTGGAAGGGGAGAGAAGATTTGTGGAGAAATGTATTGTTAAGCATTTTGATAAAATCCCAAATCTGATAGACATATACCTGGGCAATGTGAAAGCCGAAACCAAATCTGTTCTATAG
- the LOC103488868 gene encoding uncharacterized protein LOC103488868 isoform X1 produces the protein MAHSLSSISATANVTATISRSIRFSNTQCSYHRLPNPQARSNACNESEPSNLISRRSLAISQCGVAQNCRNTALILTGVMLGVNVVDRSAEAAARRPPPPPPKEKKDPNLSGVQAKVLASKKRKEALKEATAKLRAKGKPVDQPPPE, from the exons ATGGCACATTCACTATCTTCTATATCGGCCACAGCCAATGTCACAGCCACCATTTCACGCTCTATCCGTTTCAGCAACACACAATGTTCCTATCATAGGCTTCCAAATCCACAAGCTCGCAGCAACGCTTGCAATGAATCCGAACCTAGCAATCTCATCTCACGCAG ATCATTAGCCATATCCCAATGTGGTGTGGCTCAAAATTGCAGAAACACTGCCTTGATCTTGACAGGGGTAATGCTGGGAGTGAATGTGGTTGATCGGAGTGCGGAGGCAGCGGCAAGAAGGCCGCCGCCACCTCCACCGAAAGAGAAGAAGGACCCCAATCTGAGTGGGGTTCAGGCAAAAGTGCTAGCTAGTAAAAAGAGAAAGGAAGCCCTTAAAGAAGCTACAGCTAAGCTAAGAGCGAAAGGGAAACCTGTTGACCAGCCACCACCTGAATAA
- the LOC103488869 gene encoding ion channel CASTOR-like, whose amino-acid sequence MSLDSESSPSSSRDWFFPPQSFLHSHPAKSPNYIRRFSDTSRLSRRYTDYHRYRKTSSCISDSHSCSTITNDVKFARSRRRFYFDRRSDLSLKRSEVEFSSKPKLELPDVSSSAKKVSDTSRLSKSFDSSLKVRWLFLAIAASIFVVSFATIVHENLSLQEQVNNLETRISNLNIKLRACNLFDHGNEDDVRSPDELADVVTDKRLKTLALIASLTLLFAPIIILKYIDYISKSRSLDHNLEEISLNKRLAYKVDVFFSIHPYAKPLALLIATLLLIMLGGLALFGVTDDNLVDCLWLSWTYVADSGNHANSEGFGPRLVSVSVSFGGMLIFAMMLGLVSDSISEKFDSLRKGRSEVVEQNHTLILGWSDKLGSLLNQISIANESLGGGIVVVMAERDKEEMELDIAKMEFDFKGTSVICRTGSPLILADLKKVSVSKARAIIVIAEDGNADQSDARALRTVLSLTGVKEGLRGHIVVELSDVDNEVLVKLVGGELVETVVAHDVIGRLMIQCARQPGLAQIWEDILGFENCEFYIKRWPQLTGMQFEDVLISFPDAIPCGIKVASRGGKIVLNPEDSYVLEEGDEVLVIAEDDDTYAPAPLPTVWRGSLPKDFIVPKSAERILLCGWRRDMEDMIMVLDAFLAPGSELWMFNDVPENEREKKLVDGGLDISRLENISLVDREGNAVIRRHLESLPLESFDSILILADESVEDSAIQADSRSLATLLLIRDIQAKRMPVRDAKATAHKGSFSQGSWIGEMQQASDKSVIISEILDPRTKNLLSMSKISDYVLSNELVSMALAMVAEDRQINDVLEELFAEEGNELHIRQADLYLREGEELSFYEVLLRARQRREVVIGYRSANAERAVINPPAKNERRKWSLRDVFVVIAEKE is encoded by the exons ATGTCCCTTGACTCTGAATCATCTCCTTCCTCGAGCAGGGACTGGTTCTTCCCTCCACAATCCTTCCTACACTCTCATCCCGCCAAGTCTCCCAACTACATCCGCCGTTTTTCCGATACTTCTCGCTTATCTCGGCGTTATACCGATTACCATAGGTATCGCAAGACTTCTTCCTGTATTTCCGATTCGCATTCTTGTTCAACCATCACTAATGATGTCAAGTTTGCTCGTTCTCGACGGAGATTTTATTTTGATCGTCGTAGTGATCTCTCGCTTAAACGTTCCGAAGTTGAATTTTCTTCAAAACCGAAGTTGGAGCTGCCGGACGTCTCGAGCTCCGCGAAGAAAGTCTCTGATACTTCTCGTCTGTCTAAGTCGTTTGACAGTTCGCTGAAAGTTCGATGGTTGTTTTTGGCTATTGCAGCATCG ATTTTTGTCGTGAGTTTTGCAACGATCGTGCATGAAAACTTGTCTTTACAGGAGCAAGTCAACAATTTAGAG ACCCGGATTTCTAATCTAAACATCAAATTACGGGCTTGCAATTTGTTTGACCATGGAAATGAAGATGATGTACGTTCACCAGACGAACTTGCTGATGTTGTTACAGATAAAAGATTAAAAACTTTAGCGTTAATCGCATCCCTTACACTGTTGTTTGCTCCTATCATTATCCTTAAGTACATTGACTATATCTCTAAATCGAGATCGTTGGATCATAATTTGGAAGAAATTTCACTCAATAAACGACTTGCGTATAAGGTGGATGTCTTTTTCTCTATCCACCCGTATGCTAAGCCACTGGCATTGTTGATAGCAACTCTACTATTGATTATGCTGGGAGGTTTAGCATTATTTGGAGTGACAGATGATAACTTAGTCGATTGTCTTTGGCTATCTTGGACGTACGTGGCTGATTCTGGAAATCATGCCAACTCTGAAGGTTTTGGTCCCAGGCTAGTTTCAGTTTCTGTTAGCTTCGGTGGGATGTTAATATTTGCTATGATGCTTGGCCTTGTATCCGATTCAATATCTGAAAAGTTTGACTCACTTAGAAAAGGAAGAAGTGAGGTTGTTGAACAAAATCACACTTTGATACTTGGATGGAGCGACAAACTG GGGTCACTTCTGAATCAGATTTCTATAGCCAATGAGAGCTTGGGAGGAGGAATTGTTGTGGTGATGGCTGAACGAGACAAAGAAGAAATGGAACTTGACATTGCTAAAATGGAGTTTGATTTTAAGGGAACCTCTGTTATATGCAGAACTGGAAGTCCATTAATTCTGGCAGACTTGAAGAAG GTCTCGGTATCAAAGGCCCGTGCAATTATTGTTATTGCTGAGGACGGAAATGCTGATCAA AGTGATGCCCGTGCATTGAGAACTGTTTTAAGCCTAACTGGAGTTAAAGAAGGTCTGAGAGGGCACATAGTAGTGGAACTTAGTGATGTTGATAATGAGGTTCTTGTTAAACTTGTTGGTGGAGAGCTTGTTGAAACTGTTGTGGCTCACGATGTGATTGGTCGTCTAATGATTCAATGTGCTCGACAGCCAGGACTTGCTCAG ATTTGGGAAGATATCCTGGGTTTTGAAAACTGTGAATTCTACATCAAAAGATGGCCACAATTGACTGGTATGCAATTTGAGGACGTATTGATTAGCTTTCCTGATGCAATTCCTTGTGGAATCAAGGTTGCATCACGAGGTGGAAAAATTGTACTGAATCCTGAAGACTCGTACGTCCTGGAAGAAGGTGATGAAGTTCTTGTTATAGCAGAAGATGACGATACTTATGCTCCAGCTCCTTTACCTACG GTCTGGAGGGGAAGTCTTCCCAAAGACTTCATTGTTCCAAAATCTGCTGAAAGAATCCTGTTGTGTGGTTGGCGGCGAGATATGGAGGATATGATTATG GTATTGGATGCATTTTTAGCTCCCGGCTCAGAGCTTTGGATGTTCAATGATGTTCCTGAGAATGAGAGGGAAAAGAAACTTGTTGATGGTGGTCTTGATATCAGCCGATTGGAGAATATATCTTTGGTTGACCGTGAGGGAAATGCTGTAATTCGGCGTCATTTGGAAAGCCTTCCTTTGGAATCATTTGATTCA ATTTTGATTCTTGCTGATGAATCTGTAGAGGATTCAGCTATTCAAGCTGATTCAAGATCTCTAGCAACGTTGTTGTTAATACGTGATATTCAG GCTAAGCGTATGCCGGTCAGAGATGCCAAGGCGACAGCACACAAAGGAAGTTTCTCACAAGGCTCCTGGATTGGAGAAATGCAGCAGGCTTCTGATAAGTCTGTTATTATAAGTGAAATTCTGGATCCAAGAACTAAAAATCTCCTTTCAATGTCAAAAATCAGTGATTATGTCTTGTCTAATGAACTCGTCAGTATGGCTTTAGCCATGGTGGCTGAGGATCGACAGATAAATGATGTTTTGGAGGAGCTCTTTGCAGAAGAG GGTAATGAATTGCATATAAGGCAAGCTGATCTATACCTTCGCGAAGGTGAGGAACTGAGTTTCTATGAAGTACTTTTACGAGCTCGACAACGAAGAGAGGTTGTAATTGGTTACCGTTCAGCAAATGCTGAAAGAGCTGTTATCAACCCTCCAGCCAAGAATGAGCGACGGAAGTGGTCTCTAAGAGATGTTTTCGTAGTGATAGCCGAAAAAGAATGA
- the LOC103488871 gene encoding uncharacterized protein LOC103488871: protein MQVPSEGENALATVGPRPMEWSTVPYNPPQGPGPNGKQRTSSLESPIMLLSGHQSAIYTLKFNPDGNVIASGSHDKEIFLWNVHGDCKNFMVLRGHKNAVLDLHWTVDGSQIVSASPDKTLRAWDVETGKQIKKMAEHSSFVNSCCPTRRGLPLIVSGSDDGTAKLWDMRQRGAIQTFPDKYQITAVSFSDASDKIFTGGIDNDVKVWDLRKSEVMMTLQGHQDMITGMQLSPDGSYLLTNGMDCKLCIWDMRPYAPQNRCVKIFEGHQHNFEKNLLKCSWSADGSKVTAGSSDRMVYIWDTTSRRILYKLPGHTGSVNECVFHPSEPIVASCSSDKQIYLGEI from the coding sequence ATGCAAGTCCCTTCAGAAGGAGAAAATGCTTTGGCTACGGTTGGTCCTCGGCCAATGGAATGGTCAACTGTTCCATATAATCCACCTCAAGGTCCTGGGCCGAATGGGAAACAGCGAACCTCAAGTCTGGAATCACCGATCATGTTGTTATCAGGCCATCAGAGTGCCATATATACATTAAAGTTCAATCCAGATGGAAACGTGATTGCCTCTGGGTCTCACGACAAGGAAATTTTTCTATGGAATGTACATGGGGATTGCAAGAATTTTATGGTTTTGAGAGGGCATAAGAATGCAGTTCTAGATCTTCATTGGACTGTTGATGGATCTCAGATAGTTAGTGCCAGTCCTGATAAAACATTGAGAGCATGGGATGTCGAGACTGGAAAACAAATTAAGAAGATGGCAGAACATTCCTCATTTGTCAATTCATGTTGTCCCACAAGAAGAGGGCTGCCACTAATTGTCAGTGGATCGGATGATGGAACTGCAAAACTTTGGGATATGCGTCAAAGGGGCGCTATTCAAACATTCCCAGATAAATATCAGATTACAGCAGTAAGTTTCTCAGATGCATCAGACAAGATCTTCACAGGTGGAATTGACAACGATGTTAAGGTTTGGGATTTGCGCAAAAGTGAAGTTATGATGACACTTCAAGGTCATCAAGATATGATAACTGGTATGCAGTTGAGTCCTGATGGTTCTTATCTCCTCACTAACGGAATGGATTGCAAGCTCTGCATATGGGACATGCGCCCGTATGCACCTCAAAACCGATGTGTGAAGATATTTGAAGGGCACCAACATAACTTTGAAAAGAACCTACTGAAATGTAGCTGGTCTGCTGATGGTAGTAAGGTCACTGCAGGCAGTTCAGATCGGATGGTTTACATATGGGATACAACGTCTCGACGAATATTGTACAAGCTTCCTGGCCATACTGGATCTGTCAACGAGTGTGTCTTCCATCCCAGTGAGCCTATTGTTGCATCTTGCAGTAGTGATAAACAGATATATCTTGGGGAGATTTAA